A window of the Bacillus andreraoultii genome harbors these coding sequences:
- a CDS encoding TIGR02679 family protein, which translates to MSELRVFKEEPGFIKLFQLFKEKYRSLGRIGGTIPLKGFTDVELESIAGFLGWSKEKLIKKGSIALADFEKELASTSFSDYQLVPLIEAVLGEKILSKKEEIEREQAEENTFIDSLLREIPEVDWWLDWIQRKPVDSRWIWSQYRQNRTELAEKIIVVAKAFTALPGEGKFERLPFFSQRVTGNPHFFDNQELASKLLHHFMYVDLMRRGRDINGMPRTVEELNDVLSEFGILRDDLWNFVTCQQLRAKCGEVDHPVWKAACESGTVMNVPMKELIKIDGVRPHIGDKVWIVENSSVSSTVMDAVLDAPIVCTHGQLRMASWRLLDLLVAAETTLYYSGDLDPEGIVIADRLKRRYGEKLVLWRMDVDSYRTSLSSEDVSSRLNKLQAIESVEWTPVIEEMKKTGKAGYQEALATQMIEDIKRGMKG; encoded by the coding sequence ATGAGTGAGTTACGTGTCTTTAAAGAGGAGCCTGGGTTTATAAAACTCTTTCAATTATTTAAAGAGAAATATCGCTCATTAGGGAGGATTGGTGGCACGATTCCTCTCAAAGGTTTTACTGATGTGGAACTTGAATCAATTGCTGGCTTTCTTGGTTGGTCAAAAGAAAAACTGATAAAGAAAGGATCCATTGCTCTAGCAGATTTTGAAAAGGAATTGGCTAGTACAAGTTTTTCAGATTATCAACTTGTACCTTTAATAGAGGCGGTGTTAGGGGAGAAGATCCTTTCGAAAAAGGAAGAGATTGAGCGAGAACAAGCAGAAGAAAATACATTTATTGATTCGCTTTTACGTGAAATTCCTGAAGTAGATTGGTGGCTTGATTGGATTCAGAGAAAACCGGTTGATTCTCGTTGGATCTGGTCACAATATCGGCAAAATCGGACAGAACTTGCGGAGAAAATTATCGTTGTAGCCAAGGCGTTTACTGCGTTGCCGGGAGAAGGGAAGTTTGAACGGCTTCCTTTCTTTTCCCAACGAGTAACAGGAAATCCCCACTTCTTTGATAATCAAGAATTGGCTAGTAAGTTGTTACATCATTTTATGTATGTTGATCTCATGCGACGAGGCAGAGATATAAATGGTATGCCACGAACAGTTGAAGAATTAAATGATGTACTTTCGGAGTTTGGTATTTTACGTGATGACTTATGGAATTTTGTCACTTGTCAACAGTTGCGAGCAAAATGTGGAGAAGTCGATCATCCTGTATGGAAAGCAGCATGTGAGAGCGGAACTGTTATGAATGTACCAATGAAAGAATTAATAAAGATTGATGGGGTAAGGCCACACATTGGGGATAAAGTGTGGATTGTGGAAAACTCCAGTGTCAGTTCAACCGTAATGGATGCAGTACTAGACGCCCCGATTGTCTGTACCCATGGGCAATTACGGATGGCCAGCTGGCGATTACTTGATTTACTCGTTGCAGCTGAAACTACTTTATATTATTCTGGGGATCTTGATCCAGAAGGCATTGTCATTGCAGATCGTTTAAAAAGGCGATACGGTGAGAAACTGGTTCTTTGGCGCATGGATGTCGATTCATACCGAACGAGTCTATCTAGTGAAGATGTATCAAGTCGCCTCAATAAATTACAAGCCATTGAGTCAGTTGAATGGACTCCTGTTATAGAAGAGATGAAGAAAACAGGGAAGGCAGGGTACCAAGAAGCACTAGCAACACAGATGATTGAAGATATAAAGAGGGGTATGAAAGGTTAA
- a CDS encoding pyruvate kinase has translation MDWYNPPSENDLLNQLLQLKRKINYALFTYAVKQNIDMADGSKQNLCAFLALQNFSNPSFESLLVEEGFASVTSISPHILYSLNKMINHLDLSTANFHLGNYIDVQSAQYLQRVRNFELLGKEELEAPAIMVILDKSMIGNQKLFTELLQAGMTIARINCAHDCYDVWVKLIEQLRAAEQNLYHKQPMNRCKIYMDLPGPKIRITPFQQRKIPMRIEEEGKKSERKNSAIIKVRKGDLLRIYKKENFFGKPKSKLEPASIGITFPKALIYVKGDDRVFIDDGNIGGKVVHVTEDHVDVKITLTRNRKEQVKPGKGVNFPDSPVYKSIEAITEQDQETLAQIIPIADLIGISYIHQREVLRKIKNFINQVTTKRIGLIAKIETKTAMLELTNIILEGLNLDLFGVMIARGDLAIEVGYEQLAKAQEGILAICRAAHIPVIWATGVLDKLNKKGIPQRPELTDVYMGLRADCIMLNKGPFVHESIKFINQLEQLNKDPLLNIRNGNISFVQHGFNNANSNVR, from the coding sequence ATGGACTGGTACAATCCGCCTTCCGAAAACGATTTATTAAATCAACTTTTGCAATTAAAAAGAAAGATTAATTATGCATTATTCACATATGCTGTGAAACAAAACATCGACATGGCTGATGGTAGTAAACAAAATCTTTGTGCATTTTTAGCCTTGCAGAACTTTTCTAACCCAAGCTTCGAATCCCTACTAGTTGAAGAAGGATTCGCATCTGTGACAAGCATCAGTCCACATATTTTATACTCACTAAATAAAATGATCAATCATTTAGACCTCTCCACAGCCAACTTTCATTTAGGCAATTATATTGATGTCCAATCCGCTCAATACTTACAAAGAGTTCGAAACTTTGAATTATTAGGCAAAGAAGAGTTAGAAGCACCAGCTATTATGGTTATACTGGACAAATCAATGATTGGGAATCAAAAACTTTTTACTGAATTACTTCAAGCTGGAATGACGATTGCACGAATAAACTGTGCTCATGATTGTTATGACGTATGGGTGAAACTGATTGAACAACTAAGAGCTGCCGAACAGAACCTATATCATAAGCAACCTATGAATCGATGTAAAATATATATGGACTTACCTGGTCCAAAAATTCGAATCACCCCTTTTCAACAAAGAAAGATTCCAATGCGTATAGAAGAAGAAGGAAAGAAATCGGAAAGGAAAAATTCGGCAATTATAAAGGTGAGAAAAGGTGATCTACTTCGAATTTATAAGAAAGAAAATTTCTTTGGAAAACCAAAGTCAAAATTAGAACCCGCTTCCATTGGTATCACTTTTCCAAAAGCTTTAATATATGTCAAAGGAGATGACAGAGTATTTATTGACGATGGAAACATTGGTGGGAAAGTTGTCCATGTGACAGAAGATCATGTAGACGTCAAAATTACTTTAACAAGAAATAGAAAGGAGCAAGTGAAACCTGGAAAAGGAGTCAATTTTCCCGATTCACCCGTTTATAAATCCATTGAAGCGATAACGGAGCAAGATCAAGAAACGTTAGCACAGATTATCCCGATTGCGGATTTAATCGGGATTTCCTACATTCACCAACGAGAAGTTTTACGAAAAATAAAAAACTTCATCAATCAGGTAACAACAAAGCGAATAGGACTCATTGCAAAAATTGAAACGAAGACAGCCATGCTTGAACTTACCAATATTATTCTAGAAGGATTAAATCTAGATTTATTTGGTGTCATGATTGCTAGAGGAGATTTAGCAATTGAAGTCGGTTATGAACAATTAGCAAAAGCACAGGAAGGAATTCTCGCAATTTGTCGGGCTGCCCATATCCCTGTCATTTGGGCAACGGGGGTTTTAGATAAATTAAATAAAAAAGGAATTCCCCAAAGACCCGAACTAACGGATGTGTATATGGGCTTACGAGCGGACTGTATTATGTTGAATAAAGGCCCCTTTGTCCATGAATCAATTAAATTTATTAATCAACTCGAACAATTAAATAAAGATCCTTTACTAAATATTCGTAATGGAAATATTTCTTTTGTACAACATGGGTTTAATAACGCCAATTCAAATGTTCGATGA
- a CDS encoding Gfo/Idh/MocA family protein, producing MRFGIIGTNWITDRFLNAAKQHPEFMLEAVYSRTEERAKSFAKKYEVKHTFTNLTDMFQSGVIDAVYIASPNKLHAEQSILAMNNGIHVLCEKPAVTSLEEMDEVINASKTNNVTFMEAMKSTMTPTFINIKNNLDKIGPIRRLVFHYNQYSSRYDNYKKGVIENAFKPELGNGARMDLGVYCIAPVIHLVGEPKSVLKNNYLLSTGADGQGSMIFVYDEFEAVIMYSKIGDTFLPSEIQGEQGVIEIQKVSDPKHALLKYRNGETEDLTVEHQFDTMYYELEEFINTVKAGQIESNINTHERSRQVVKLLTM from the coding sequence ATGAGATTTGGAATTATTGGTACGAACTGGATAACTGATCGGTTTTTAAATGCAGCAAAACAACACCCAGAATTTATGCTCGAAGCAGTCTATTCACGAACTGAAGAGCGAGCAAAGTCATTTGCAAAAAAATATGAAGTAAAACATACATTTACAAATCTTACGGACATGTTCCAAAGCGGTGTTATTGATGCGGTTTATATCGCCTCACCAAATAAACTTCATGCTGAACAAAGTATTTTGGCGATGAACAACGGGATTCACGTTCTTTGTGAAAAACCAGCTGTCACCTCTCTGGAGGAAATGGACGAAGTAATAAACGCATCCAAAACAAATAACGTAACATTCATGGAAGCAATGAAGTCTACAATGACACCAACATTCATTAATATTAAAAATAATCTTGATAAAATTGGTCCGATTCGAAGACTTGTTTTCCATTATAATCAATATTCTTCCCGTTATGATAATTATAAAAAGGGAGTTATTGAAAATGCGTTCAAACCAGAACTAGGAAATGGTGCAAGAATGGACCTCGGCGTTTATTGTATAGCACCCGTTATCCATCTCGTTGGGGAACCAAAATCTGTATTGAAAAATAACTACTTACTGTCTACTGGGGCTGACGGACAAGGTAGTATGATTTTCGTTTATGACGAATTTGAAGCAGTTATTATGTATTCAAAAATTGGCGATACCTTCCTACCTAGTGAAATTCAAGGAGAACAAGGTGTGATTGAAATTCAAAAAGTAAGTGATCCAAAACACGCGCTCCTCAAATATCGTAACGGAGAAACAGAAGATTTAACTGTGGAACATCAATTTGATACGATGTACTACGAGCTAGAGGAATTTATTAACACGGTGAAGGCTGGCCAAATTGAATCGAATATAAACACACATGAACGGAGTCGACAAGTGGTGAAGCTGTTGACGATGTAG